The following are from one region of the Biomphalaria glabrata chromosome 4, xgBioGlab47.1, whole genome shotgun sequence genome:
- the LOC106050815 gene encoding uncharacterized protein LOC106050815, producing the protein MGMESQSKLNKLLSKKTKKKPDLVLDLGTQFQKSDVPTLPKRNGDVILYPVDSNGELILSPRAKKSAVSTQAGDEFSRLKGAKSNAKVSTSTDPPEIPRRHLLGDFNMATGQEAVNRELQPSHGSLERFIERDIYFGLTSQQLDPVAVPSRVLEIRGGEMGHQDFGSFLEDLRQFFTPNVRPRQMKKK; encoded by the exons ATGGGTATGGAATCGCAGAGCAAGCTGAACAAACTGCtgtcgaaaaaaacaaaaaagaagccTGATCTCGTCTTGGATCTTGGCACTCAGTTTCAGAAGAGCGATGTCCCAACTTTGCCCAAGAGAAATGGAGACGTCATACTTTACCCTGTAGACAGTAATGGTGAGCTAATCCTCAGCCCCAGAGCTAAAAAATCTGCAGTTTCAACACAGGCAGGTGACGAGTTCAGCAGGTTGAAAGGAGCTAAGAGCAATGCCAAAGTTTCAACATCCACGGATCCTCCAGAAATACCCAGAAGACATCTTTTAGGAGACTTTAACATGGCGACTGGACAAGAG GCAGTGAATCGAGAGCTGCAGCCATCCCATGGGTCACTGGAACGGTTCATAGAACGTGACATCTATTTTGGCCTCACCAGTCAGCAACTAGATCCAGTAGCCGTACCGTCTAGAGTGCTGGAGATCCGGGGTGGTGAAATGGGACATCAGGACTTCGGTTCTTTTCTAGAAGATCTAAGACAATTCTTCACCCCGAACGTACGCCCaagacaaatgaaaaaaaaatga
- the LOC129925804 gene encoding keratin-associated protein 4-12-like — MCLTVSCCALLCLALHSCVLLCLAVDFCVLLCSPVFCCALLCFAVLSCVLLCTTVSCCALLCIAVHYCVLLYSMSYCVLLCTPVSCCALLCLAVLYVLLCLAVLSCILLCTPVSCCALLYLAVQSCVWLCLAVCC, encoded by the coding sequence ATGTGTCTTACTGTGTCTTGCTGTGCTCTCCTGTGTCTTGCTCTGCACTCCTGTGTTTTGCTGTGTCTTGCTGTGGACTTCTGTGTCTTGCTTTGCTCTCCTGTGTTTTGCTGTGCTCTCCTGTGTTTTGCTGTGCTCTCCTGTGTCTTGCTGTGCACTACTGTGTCTTGCTGTGCACTCCTGTGTATTGCTGTGCACTACTGTGTCTTGCTGTACTCTATGTCTTACTGTGTCTTGCTGTGCACTCCTGTGTCTTGCTGTGCACTCCTGTGTCTTGCTGTACTCTATGTCTTACTGTGTCTTGCTGTGCTCTCCTGTATCTTGCTGTGCACTCCTGTGTCTTGCTGTGCTCTCCTGTATCTTGCTGTACAATCCTGTGTCTGGCTGTGTCTTGCTGTGTGTTGCTGA